In the genome of Gloeotrichia echinulata CP02, one region contains:
- a CDS encoding type II toxin-antitoxin system HicB family antitoxin produces the protein MSFSNYDFNGFTINLYVDEQGDWLAHFQEMPNISAFGDTPQQALEELKLAWELVKEDYQQKGKDIPVAPMRQKLSSLL, from the coding sequence ATGAGTTTCAGTAACTATGATTTTAATGGTTTTACGATTAATTTATATGTTGATGAACAAGGAGATTGGCTGGCACATTTTCAAGAAATGCCTAATATTTCAGCCTTTGGTGATACTCCTCAACAAGCTTTAGAGGAATTAAAATTAGCTTGGGAATTGGTTAAAGAAGATTATCAACAAAAAGGTAAAGATATTCCTGTTGCACCAATGCGTCAAAAATTATCTTCTTTATTGTAA
- a CDS encoding transglutaminase domain-containing protein: MSFALPSLTVSQMFGQKTIRPLSAATLYGIAFIKDTLIAIDTTKGHLLEIDPISDNSKILNPHQVKEFSEVTGLAVWEDTIWISRGNSVYLSKLSSLGLEHFVTLPYPANGIAVWESTIYVSCQRLGYILIFDRDTRKEITRFYAPGVGVENLAVNQDTLWVCDRTEQTVYSVDRATGEIQFSVLTPFDSPTGIAIHQDADTGKESLYVAYASEEPYIRDNPNADPNHEITYRDRTFIHPLYYHYEPDQHYALSNGYLIEMSYAEEISPLEEVYLPEVEWRIALPSETERQKLKHVEPIGVPFTEEIIDGQRVAVFKFDALTPGERHIFGWKALLEVRGIKYRIIPRDVEDIPELSPEFQQRYLVDDDDLAMDSSIVQRAAREAVGSETNLLRKLYSIRNYVYDELSYGIKPYIDTPDIVLDRGVGSCGEYVGVLLALCRLNGIPCRTVGRYKCPPNAEQQGVPLQPDFNHVWLEFYIPEFGWLPMESNPDDIGDGGPYPTRFFMGLCWYHIEIGKGVSFETVSSQGVRLTKEDIPIGDLAINHIRFTILKELPGF, from the coding sequence ATGAGTTTTGCACTACCAAGTTTGACCGTTAGCCAGATGTTTGGGCAAAAGACTATTCGACCCCTCAGTGCTGCTACCCTGTATGGCATTGCTTTCATCAAAGATACGCTCATCGCGATTGACACGACTAAAGGCCATCTCCTGGAGATTGACCCCATATCAGACAATAGCAAAATTCTCAATCCCCACCAAGTTAAGGAATTTAGCGAAGTCACAGGTCTAGCAGTATGGGAAGATACCATCTGGATTAGCCGTGGTAACAGCGTTTATTTGTCTAAGCTGTCGTCTTTAGGTCTAGAGCATTTTGTCACATTACCTTATCCTGCCAACGGCATTGCTGTTTGGGAATCAACAATCTATGTTAGCTGTCAAAGGCTGGGCTATATTCTGATATTTGACCGCGATACCCGCAAAGAAATTACCAGATTTTATGCGCCTGGGGTGGGGGTAGAAAATTTGGCAGTCAATCAGGATACTCTTTGGGTATGCGATCGCACAGAACAAACAGTTTACTCTGTAGATCGAGCAACTGGGGAAATTCAATTTAGTGTGTTGACACCCTTTGACTCTCCCACAGGCATTGCCATACATCAAGATGCCGATACAGGTAAAGAAAGTCTGTACGTCGCCTACGCCTCTGAGGAGCCATATATTCGGGATAACCCCAATGCTGACCCCAATCATGAGATCACGTACCGCGATCGCACTTTTATTCACCCCCTGTATTATCATTATGAGCCAGATCAACACTACGCCCTCTCTAATGGTTATCTCATTGAAATGTCCTATGCTGAGGAAATTTCGCCCCTAGAAGAGGTATACTTACCAGAAGTAGAATGGCGTATTGCCTTGCCCTCAGAAACTGAGCGTCAAAAATTAAAACACGTTGAACCTATTGGTGTCCCCTTTACAGAAGAAATCATCGATGGTCAACGAGTCGCAGTATTTAAATTTGATGCCCTTACCCCAGGGGAACGACACATATTTGGCTGGAAAGCCCTTTTGGAAGTCCGAGGGATTAAATATCGCATTATACCCAGAGATGTTGAGGATATTCCCGAACTATCTCCTGAGTTTCAACAGCGCTACCTGGTAGACGATGATGATTTAGCAATGGATAGCTCCATTGTCCAACGTGCCGCCCGTGAAGCAGTAGGTTCAGAAACCAATCTGCTGCGAAAACTGTACAGCATCCGTAACTACGTTTACGATGAGTTGTCATATGGCATTAAACCATACATTGATACCCCGGATATCGTTTTAGATCGGGGTGTGGGTTCCTGTGGCGAGTATGTCGGCGTATTGCTAGCCCTGTGTCGTTTAAATGGCATTCCCTGTCGCACCGTCGGCAGGTATAAATGCCCACCCAACGCCGAACAGCAAGGCGTCCCCCTACAACCAGACTTTAATCATGTGTGGCTGGAATTCTACATCCCTGAATTTGGCTGGTTACCAATGGAATCCAATCCTGATGATATCGGCGACGGCGGCCCATATCCTACACGGTTTTTTATGGGTTTATGCTGGTATCACATTGAGATTGGCAAAGGTGTATCTTTTGAAACAGTCAGTAGTCAAGGAGTGCGCCTGACTAAAGAAGATATCCCCATTGGCGATCTAGCAATTAATCACATTCGCTTTACAATTCTTAAAGAACTACCAGGGTTTTGA
- a CDS encoding cation-translocating P-type ATPase, whose product MSANSLPVRQASPSGEGAAIWHSLEFEEALDLLDSNADSGLTPQEVQTRLQKYGPNELEESGGRSAWEILLDQFKNIMLLMLIGVALISGFLDLIALQGGNLKPGEVPFKDTIAIMAIVILNGVLGYVQESRAEQALAALKKMTSPLVRVIRDGKLLDIAAKELVPGDVMLLEAGVQIAADGRLLEQSNLQVRESALTGEAVAVNKQAKLQLPEDTSLGDRLNLVFQGTEVVQGRAKVLVTNTGMQTELGKIAAMLQAVETEPTPLQQRMTQLGNTLVTGSLILVAFVVIGGIIQAQGFSNLQDLLEVSLSMAVAVVPEGLPAVITVTLALGTQRMVRRNALIRKLPAVETLGSVTTICSDKTGTLTQNKMVVQSVYTNNSVFRVTGEGYAPTGEFQLNGQKIPVDEYPEISALLVACAVCNDSVLQKEQGEWAILGDPTEGALLTLAGKASIEKDQWNSKLPRVAEFPFSSERKRMSVISQVEEVATGVSPVTQVDPTIASFLQSESYLMFTKGSPELTLARCTEIHLGTNSVSLTAAQRQTILAENDQMASKGLRVLGFAYKPLTEIPPEGSEETSENNLVWLGLVGMLDAPRPEVRAAVQECREAGIRPVMITGDHQLTARAIAVDLGIAKEGDSVLTGQELQRMTDQELEENVDLVSIYARVAPEHKLRIVQALQRRGRFVAMTGDGVNDAPALKQADIGIAMGITGTDVSKEASDMVLLDDNFATIVAATKEGRVVYTNIRRFIKYILGSNIGEVITIASAPLLGLGGVPLTPLQILWMNLVTDGLPALALAVEPPEPDVMKRPPFSPRESIFARGLGSYMVRIGIIFAIITIILMEWAYNHTHAAGYQGDRDTWMTMVFTTLCLAQMGHAIAIRSNNQLTIEMNPLSNPYVLGAVVLTTILQLMLIYVPPLRAFFGTHSLSLEELGICVGFSALMFIWIEGEKLFFRFMGKKSV is encoded by the coding sequence ATGTCTGCTAATTCTCTGCCTGTTCGCCAAGCGTCTCCGTCAGGAGAAGGTGCCGCCATTTGGCATAGTTTAGAATTTGAAGAAGCGCTAGACCTGCTTGATAGTAACGCAGACAGTGGCTTAACACCCCAAGAAGTTCAAACGCGGTTGCAAAAATATGGACCGAATGAGCTAGAAGAAAGTGGTGGCCGCAGCGCTTGGGAGATTTTGCTCGATCAGTTCAAGAACATTATGTTGTTGATGCTGATTGGCGTCGCCCTAATTTCGGGGTTTTTAGACCTCATTGCTTTACAAGGGGGTAACTTAAAGCCGGGTGAAGTACCCTTCAAGGATACAATCGCCATTATGGCTATTGTGATCCTGAATGGCGTACTTGGCTATGTTCAAGAAAGCCGTGCTGAACAAGCCCTAGCAGCCTTGAAAAAAATGACTTCTCCCTTGGTTAGGGTGATTCGTGACGGTAAACTGCTGGATATAGCCGCTAAGGAATTAGTACCAGGGGATGTGATGCTGCTGGAAGCGGGGGTGCAGATAGCCGCCGATGGCCGCTTGCTAGAACAGTCTAACTTACAAGTGCGCGAGTCAGCACTGACCGGTGAAGCCGTAGCTGTGAACAAACAAGCGAAATTGCAACTACCTGAAGATACATCTTTGGGCGATCGCCTGAATTTAGTATTTCAAGGTACAGAAGTCGTGCAAGGGCGTGCTAAGGTTCTGGTAACTAACACCGGGATGCAAACAGAACTCGGTAAAATTGCCGCGATGTTGCAGGCTGTGGAAACTGAACCTACGCCCCTACAGCAACGGATGACCCAACTAGGTAATACCCTAGTTACAGGTTCTTTGATTTTAGTGGCATTCGTCGTCATTGGCGGTATCATCCAGGCACAAGGTTTTAGCAACTTACAAGACCTGTTGGAAGTATCCTTGAGTATGGCGGTGGCTGTAGTCCCAGAAGGCTTACCCGCCGTCATCACCGTGACTCTCGCCTTGGGAACTCAGCGGATGGTACGCCGAAACGCCTTGATTCGCAAACTCCCAGCTGTGGAAACCTTGGGTTCTGTCACTACAATTTGTTCTGATAAAACTGGGACTTTGACTCAGAACAAGATGGTGGTGCAATCAGTTTACACCAATAATTCGGTCTTTCGCGTCACAGGTGAAGGTTATGCTCCTACGGGTGAGTTTCAGTTAAATGGACAAAAAATTCCTGTCGATGAATATCCCGAAATCTCCGCTTTACTAGTCGCCTGTGCCGTTTGTAATGACTCGGTGCTGCAAAAGGAACAAGGGGAATGGGCAATTTTGGGCGACCCCACAGAGGGTGCTTTGCTCACCTTGGCAGGTAAAGCTAGTATTGAAAAAGACCAATGGAATAGTAAATTACCCCGTGTTGCCGAATTTCCTTTCTCCTCAGAACGCAAACGGATGAGCGTGATTTCTCAGGTTGAAGAAGTAGCAACAGGTGTATCGCCAGTCACCCAAGTAGATCCAACCATAGCTAGCTTTTTGCAATCTGAAAGTTATTTAATGTTTACCAAAGGTTCCCCAGAGTTAACCTTGGCACGTTGCACTGAGATTCATTTAGGCACAAACTCAGTTTCCCTCACCGCAGCACAACGCCAAACAATTCTGGCAGAAAACGACCAGATGGCGAGTAAAGGTCTGCGGGTGTTAGGTTTCGCCTACAAACCCCTGACAGAAATACCGCCGGAAGGGTCGGAGGAAACATCGGAAAATAACTTGGTCTGGTTGGGATTGGTGGGGATGCTAGACGCACCACGGCCAGAAGTTAGGGCTGCAGTCCAAGAATGTCGCGAAGCTGGAATTCGCCCAGTGATGATTACTGGAGACCATCAATTAACAGCACGAGCGATCGCCGTTGATTTGGGTATAGCCAAGGAAGGCGATAGTGTCCTCACAGGTCAAGAACTACAGCGGATGACTGACCAGGAACTGGAAGAAAACGTTGACCTGGTAAGTATTTATGCCAGAGTAGCCCCAGAACACAAATTGCGAATTGTCCAAGCATTGCAACGCCGGGGCAGATTTGTGGCTATGACAGGCGATGGCGTCAATGATGCCCCCGCCCTCAAACAAGCTGATATCGGCATCGCTATGGGCATCACAGGCACAGATGTGAGCAAAGAAGCTAGTGACATGGTATTGCTCGATGACAACTTTGCCACTATCGTCGCTGCCACTAAGGAAGGTAGAGTTGTTTATACCAACATCCGCCGCTTTATTAAATACATCCTGGGGAGTAATATCGGCGAAGTCATCACTATCGCCTCAGCACCGCTGTTGGGATTGGGAGGTGTACCCCTAACTCCATTACAAATTCTGTGGATGAACTTGGTAACAGACGGTTTACCAGCTTTAGCATTAGCAGTCGAACCCCCAGAACCAGATGTGATGAAGCGTCCACCCTTCAGTCCGCGTGAAAGTATTTTTGCTAGGGGGTTGGGTTCTTACATGGTGCGGATTGGCATTATCTTTGCTATCATCACCATTATTCTGATGGAGTGGGCTTATAACCATACCCATGCAGCTGGTTATCAAGGCGATCGCGATACTTGGATGACAATGGTATTTACTACCCTGTGTCTAGCTCAAATGGGTCATGCGATCGCCATTCGTTCCAACAACCAACTGACCATAGAAATGAATCCCTTATCAAATCCCTATGTGCTGGGGGCTGTGGTCTTAACTACAATTTTACAGCTGATGCTAATTTACGTGCCACCCCTGCGAGCTTTCTTTGGTACCCACTCGCTGAGTTTGGAGGAGTTGGGTATTTGTGTTGGCTTCAGCGCGTTGATGTTTATCTGGATTGAAGGGGAGAAGCTTTTCTTCCGCTTTATGGGTAAGAAGAGTGTGTGA
- a CDS encoding type II toxin-antitoxin system HicA family toxin: protein MSLKNSHFTFDEFETLLTQNGWELSRQNESHRLWYSPKGQALPIQPRKDGKAKLYQIQQFF from the coding sequence TTGAGTTTAAAAAACAGTCATTTTACCTTTGATGAGTTTGAAACTCTCCTAACGCAGAATGGGTGGGAATTGAGCCGTCAAAACGAAAGTCATCGTTTATGGTATTCACCAAAGGGTCAAGCTTTACCAATTCAACCCCGAAAAGATGGGAAAGCAAAACTCTATCAAATTCAGCAGTTTTTTTGA